The Gemmatimonadaceae bacterium DNA segment GCCACGCCCACCGCGATCACGACGTACATCGCCACCACCGATGCCCGGTTCAGCAGCCGCGCCCGGCGTTCGCCCAGCACCACCGGCAGCGTCCGCTGGTGCTTGCCCGCGTCGAACTGCCGCTGGTCGATGTGCTTGCCCACGAGAATGGACATCACGCCGAGTCCGTACGGAATGGAGGCCAGCAGGGCCGCGTTGGACGCCTGGCCCGCAATCACGTAGTAGCCGCCGGCCACCATGAGCGGGCCCCACACCACGAACGCGGCGAGCTCGCCCAGTCCGAGTTCCTTGAGCGCGCGGGGCGCGGCGTCGTAGGCCCAGAGCAGCAGCGCGCCCACGGCCACGAGCAGCACCGCCGGGAGGCCCCGCAGCGCGATGAAGTACACGCCGATGGCGGCGGCGATCGTGGCCAGCACCGCCAGCCCAGACACGAGCAGTCGCGCGCTCACGGCGCCGCTCAGCAGCGGGTGCACCGTGTAGCGCCGGCGCGGCGAATCGTCGGTGTCGTGGCCGCGCCGGGCGCCGAAATAGTCGTTTGACAGATTGCTGATGGCGTGGAGCACCACGTACCCCACCAGCACGAGCATGAACGGGACGACGGCGAAGCGGCGGTCGGTGAGCGTCAGCAGGCCCGCCAGCAGCGCCGCCTGGAAGGAGATCACGAGGATCACGCTGCGCGCCGAGTAGAGGAATCGCGCGATCGGATCGAGCTGCGCCATCTCCTCGGCAAGCGGCGGATAGAAGCCGGTGAACGCGCGGGCCCATTCGCGGGGGCCGCGCCCGGTGGGGCGGCGGCCGGCCGGAACGACGGCGGATGGTGCAGACGGCGTTTTGGTCATGCCCAAAGATACCGGGCGGCGCGGGCCGGGCCACGCCGTGGCTGGCGCCTCGGGATCGGCCGGCCGGTAGGGAGGGCGCCGGCCTCCCTCTGGCGCTCGGACCCTGGCGAGGGCAGTTTAGCCCGTGCCCGAAACCCCGCATCTCACCGCCGCCCTCAGCGACCGCTATGTCATCGAGCGCGAAATCGGCGCCGGCGGCATGGCCGTGGTGTACCTGGCCCACGACCGCAAGCTGGAGCGGCAGGTGGCGCTCAAGGTGCTGCGCCCGGAGTTGGGCGCCGTGCTCGGCGCCGAGCGATTCCTGACCGAGATCAAGATCTCGGCGCGGCTGGATCATCCGCACATCCTCACGCTCATCGACTCGGGCGACGCCGACGGCATGCTGTACTACGTGCTGCCGTACGTGCGCGGCGAGACACTGCGCGAGAAGCTGGTCCGCGAACATCAGCTGGGGCTGGACGAGGCGTTGGCGATCACCAAGCAGGTGGCCAGCGCGCTGGACTACGCGCACCGCCAGGGGCTGGTGCACCGCGACATCAAGCCGGAGAACATCCTGCTGCAGGAAGGCGAGGCGATGCTCACCGATTTTGGCATCGCGCTCGCCATCAAGGAAGCCGGCGGCAACCGCCTCACGCAGACGGGACTGTCGCTGGGCACGCCGCAGTACATGAGCCCCGAGCAGGCCACCGGCGACCGCGGCATCGACGCCCGCGCCGACGTGTACTCGCTGGCCTCGGTGCTCTACGAGATGCTGGCCGGCGAGCCGCCGGTGACCGGCGCCAGCGCGCAGGCAATGATCGCCAAGCTGATGACGGAGAAGCCCACGCGTCTGCGCGTGCTGCGCGACACGGTGCCGGAGGGCGTGGACGCCGCCGTGGCCAAGGCGCTCGCCAAGACGCCGGCCGATCGCTTCGCCACCGCGGACGAATTCGCGCGGGCGCTCGACGCGGGGGTCACGCGCGCGAACAGGGCCGCCACGGCGCCCGCGGCCAGGAGCCGCGTGCCGCTGCTCGCCGGCGCCGCGGTGCTCGTGCTGGCGGTCGGCGCGGGTGCGTTCGCCATGCGCGCGCGGTCCGGCCACGACAGCGCGGGCGCCTCGCTCGGGCAGAAGACGCAGTTGACGGTGTCGGGGGGCATCTACTACCCCGCGATCTCACCCGACGGAAAGCAGCTCGCCTTTGCCGCGCGCCACTGCACCGGCGCCGATTGCACCTACTCCATCGTGGAGCAGGACGTGGGCGGCACGACCACGCGGTCGATCCTCGACGGCGCCACGTCGGTGTACGACCTCCATTGGAGTCCGGACCGGCGCAATCTGATCTTCAACGGCACCGTGGGCGGGCGGTTGGCCAGCTATCTCCTGTCGGCACTCGGCGGACCGCCGCGCTTTCTCACCACGGGCGTGGCGGCCTTCTACGCCGACGGCGACTCGCTGCTGCTCGGATCGTCGAATGCGCAGGACTCCGTGTACTGGGTCGGGGTGGCCGGACTGGACGGCGTGGTGCACGACAGCATCGCCGTGCACGGCAAGGGGCAGTTCCTCGCCGGCCTCTCCGCCATTCCCGGCACGCGGTGGATCCTCACGCTCATCGTCCAGGCGCCGCACGGGCTCTGGCAGGTGATCGGCCGCGACGGCAAGGTGGCCGACCACGTGGTCAATCAGTGCACGTGCGGCGGCATCGGCACGGTGGACGCCGTGTGGCTCGACCGCGCCGGCGACGCGGCGGGGGAGTCGGTCGTCCGCATCGCCATCGATCCGGCCACGGGGCACCTGGCCGCGAAGCAGGACACGATGGTCACCGGAATCTTCACCAACGTCTCCATCACCGCCGACGGCGCGAAGATGGTGATGGACCAGGGGGCGCTCGACTACGGGGTGTGGACCACGACGGTGCCGGAGCTGGTGCAGGGCCATCTCACCGAGGACCACCGCTTCGCGCATGCGTCGAACAGCGTCCTCTCGTGGGTCTCGCCCGACGGCGGACGGCTGCTGGTGCGCCGGGTGGTGCCGACCACCGGGGATCACACCGAGGCGCGGTTCAGCGTGCGTCCGTTCGACGGAACGGCGGAAACGCCGCTCCCGGCAACCGGCGCCATTCAACGCGCCACGTGGGTGGACTCGACCTCGGTGGCCACCGTGACGTTGACGCAGAGCGGGAGCACGCACTTCGCGGTAGTCGACGTCCGCACCGGCGCCGAGCGCAACGGGTTCGACGTGCCCGACTCCTCGGTCGCCGGCGCCGTGCCGGTGGCGAACGGCTGGGCCTGGATCCCGATTGCGCGCAACCGGCTGTTCATCGAGCAGAATGGCAAGCGACGGACGGTGGCGCTGCCGGCATGGTACGCCTCGATCTTCTCGGTGATCCCGGATGCGGCGCACGGTCGCGTGTTCGTCGCCGGCTACAACCGCTCCACGGGCGATACGCTCGGCGTGTCGGCCGTGAACGTGGCCGATGGCGCCACGACGCAGTGGGCGTCGGCGTTTGCAGAGGACGGCGAGATCTCACCGCTCGACGGCGGCGCCGTGTTCCTGGCTGTGCACCACACCGAAAACGCGTACGAGTTGTACCGCCTCACGGGTCCTGGTGCAATGCAGCGGCTGGGCGCGCCGCCAATGCCGCTCTTCCAGATCAGCGTTTCGGGCGATCTCAAGCGCGCCACCGTGGTGCAGAGGAACTACAACGCCGACGCCTGGATGTACAACGTCGTGAAGCGCTGACGCGCCGCTACGGAGCAATGCCCATGACGGACCGGATCGTGTCGACCGTCCAGAGAGCCGGAGCGATCCTCCTGCTCACCCTCGCCGCGGCGCCCCTGGCCGCGCAGCACTCCTTAGACGCCCGGGTCGACTCCATCGCCGGCGCCGTGCTCCAGCAGACCGGCGTGCCCAGCGCTTCGGTCGCCGTCGTACGCGACGGCCGCATCGCCTACGCCCACGCCTACGGCGACGCCAAGATCGACCCCGCGACGCCCTCCACCGCCGCCCTCCGCTACAGCATCGGCTCGATCAGCAAGCAGTTCGCCGCCTCGTGCATCCTCCTCCTCCAGCAGGAGGGCAAGCTCTCGCTGGACGACAAGGTCTCGCGCTGGTTCCCCGGCCTGACCCGCGCCAACGAGGTCACCGTCCGCGAGCTGCTCTCGCACACCTCCGGCTATCAGGATTACTGGCCCCAGGACTACGTGCCGCCCTTCATGCTCCAGCCCACCACGGCCCAGGCGATCATGGACCGCTGGGCCAAGCGGCCGCTGGACTTCGCCCCCGGCACGCGGTGGCAGTACAGCAATACGAATTACGTAATAGCCGGCGCCATCGTGGAGAAGGTGAGCGGCGTGCCTTTCTTCGCTTTCCTCCGCACGCACGTCCTGGCGCCGCTGGGCCTCTCCTCCGCGGCCGACATCGACGTGAGCCACGTGACCGAAGCGGAAGCCACGGGCTACATGCGCTTCGCCCTCGGGCCGCTCCACCCCGCGCCCAAGGAAGCGAAGGGCTGGCTGTTCGCCGCCGGCGAGCTGGCCATGACACCGAGCGACCTCGCCACGTGGGACATCGCGATGATGAACGAGCGCCTGCTCGCCCCGGCTTCGTACCACGAGATGGAGACCGAGGTGCGGCTGCGGAGCGGCGTGGGCACGGGATACGGACTCGGCGTGTTCGTGCGCCTGTTCTCGGGCCACCGCCTGATCGAGCACGACGGCGAGGTCTCGGGCTACACCGCCGAGAACATGGTCTTCCCCGACGACCACGCCGCGGTGGTCGTGCTCACCAACCAGGACGCGGCGCCCGCCGCGGCGGCCATCGCCCAGTCCGTCGGCCAGCTCCTCTTCACCACCGAGGACGCCGAAACCAGCGCCCGCGTCGCCCAGGCGCGCCGGATCTTCGTCGGCCTCCAGCAGGGGACGCTCGATCGCTCCCTCTTCACCGGCGACGGCAACGCCTATTTCAGCGCCCAGGCCATCCAGGACTTCGCGTCGAGCCTCGCGCCCCTGGGGGCGCCCCGCGCGTTCACCCAGATCTCCCAG contains these protein-coding regions:
- a CDS encoding prenyltransferase, encoding MTKTPSAPSAVVPAGRRPTGRGPREWARAFTGFYPPLAEEMAQLDPIARFLYSARSVILVISFQAALLAGLLTLTDRRFAVVPFMLVLVGYVVLHAISNLSNDYFGARRGHDTDDSPRRRYTVHPLLSGAVSARLLVSGLAVLATIAAAIGVYFIALRGLPAVLLVAVGALLLWAYDAAPRALKELGLGELAAFVVWGPLMVAGGYYVIAGQASNAALLASIPYGLGVMSILVGKHIDQRQFDAGKHQRTLPVVLGERRARLLNRASVVAMYVVIAVGVAAGALTPFALLVLFAAPRAVRAVRVMSAPAPSQPPAGYVGWPLWYHRVCLVHNRMFGWLYVAGLALGAALPAVRL
- a CDS encoding protein kinase — encoded protein: MPETPHLTAALSDRYVIEREIGAGGMAVVYLAHDRKLERQVALKVLRPELGAVLGAERFLTEIKISARLDHPHILTLIDSGDADGMLYYVLPYVRGETLREKLVREHQLGLDEALAITKQVASALDYAHRQGLVHRDIKPENILLQEGEAMLTDFGIALAIKEAGGNRLTQTGLSLGTPQYMSPEQATGDRGIDARADVYSLASVLYEMLAGEPPVTGASAQAMIAKLMTEKPTRLRVLRDTVPEGVDAAVAKALAKTPADRFATADEFARALDAGVTRANRAATAPAARSRVPLLAGAAVLVLAVGAGAFAMRARSGHDSAGASLGQKTQLTVSGGIYYPAISPDGKQLAFAARHCTGADCTYSIVEQDVGGTTTRSILDGATSVYDLHWSPDRRNLIFNGTVGGRLASYLLSALGGPPRFLTTGVAAFYADGDSLLLGSSNAQDSVYWVGVAGLDGVVHDSIAVHGKGQFLAGLSAIPGTRWILTLIVQAPHGLWQVIGRDGKVADHVVNQCTCGGIGTVDAVWLDRAGDAAGESVVRIAIDPATGHLAAKQDTMVTGIFTNVSITADGAKMVMDQGALDYGVWTTTVPELVQGHLTEDHRFAHASNSVLSWVSPDGGRLLVRRVVPTTGDHTEARFSVRPFDGTAETPLPATGAIQRATWVDSTSVATVTLTQSGSTHFAVVDVRTGAERNGFDVPDSSVAGAVPVANGWAWIPIARNRLFIEQNGKRRTVALPAWYASIFSVIPDAAHGRVFVAGYNRSTGDTLGVSAVNVADGATTQWASAFAEDGEISPLDGGAVFLAVHHTENAYELYRLTGPGAMQRLGAPPMPLFQISVSGDLKRATVVQRNYNADAWMYNVVKR
- a CDS encoding serine hydrolase domain-containing protein, with translation MTDRIVSTVQRAGAILLLTLAAAPLAAQHSLDARVDSIAGAVLQQTGVPSASVAVVRDGRIAYAHAYGDAKIDPATPSTAALRYSIGSISKQFAASCILLLQQEGKLSLDDKVSRWFPGLTRANEVTVRELLSHTSGYQDYWPQDYVPPFMLQPTTAQAIMDRWAKRPLDFAPGTRWQYSNTNYVIAGAIVEKVSGVPFFAFLRTHVLAPLGLSSAADIDVSHVTEAEATGYMRFALGPLHPAPKEAKGWLFAAGELAMTPSDLATWDIAMMNERLLAPASYHEMETEVRLRSGVGTGYGLGVFVRLFSGHRLIEHDGEVSGYTAENMVFPDDHAAVVVLTNQDAAPAAAAIAQSVGQLLFTTEDAETSARVAQARRIFVGLQQGTLDRSLFTGDGNAYFSAQAIQDFASSLAPLGAPRAFTQISQGLRGGMVLRVFRAVFADRSLRVWTFQTPDGKLEQYQVAPFGG